One genomic segment of Flavobacteriaceae bacterium includes these proteins:
- a CDS encoding IS1595 family transposase, whose translation MNLQEIKRGISMLSQSERQELLKELSTSPKDSVPTVRSQESRRFLLDNKLGCCAHCWHPKYVKFGIDKGSQRYKCKSCKRSFTEYTGTWMAGLQHKDKIDDYLELMLEEKSLDKIKVALSINKKTAFDWPHKILVPLSENDKDDFTGITESDETFFLNSEKGRPVNHRESRKRGGSSKTKGISNDQVAVIVTQDRTSNPDITVATMGRLKKIDIVNAIGSRIKASKAILCRDTHLSYKGFAIDNKIEHHTLKGVIKQRVKNKVYHIQHVNSTHNRVKKWIDNKFWGVSTKYLQQYLNWYRIKEKLKYRNDKLNAFVNKVSEHINAYQKYQNIGLKYQKLISTQF comes from the coding sequence ATGAATTTACAAGAAATAAAGCGAGGAATTTCCATGCTTTCCCAATCTGAAAGGCAGGAATTGTTAAAAGAATTGTCAACATCACCAAAAGATTCAGTTCCAACGGTAAGAAGCCAAGAATCTAGGCGTTTTTTATTAGACAATAAGTTAGGTTGTTGCGCCCATTGCTGGCATCCAAAGTATGTAAAATTTGGTATTGACAAAGGCTCTCAGCGCTATAAGTGTAAATCCTGCAAACGCAGTTTTACAGAATACACAGGTACTTGGATGGCAGGTTTGCAACATAAGGACAAGATTGATGACTACCTTGAATTAATGCTAGAAGAAAAGAGCTTAGATAAGATAAAAGTAGCCTTATCGATAAACAAGAAAACGGCTTTTGACTGGCCTCATAAGATATTAGTCCCATTATCAGAAAACGATAAAGATGATTTTACAGGCATTACAGAAAGTGATGAGACCTTCTTTTTAAATTCAGAAAAAGGGCGACCAGTAAATCATCGGGAATCAAGAAAACGTGGTGGTAGCTCTAAAACCAAAGGCATCAGTAATGATCAAGTAGCTGTTATTGTAACCCAAGATAGAACATCTAATCCAGATATTACTGTAGCCACTATGGGAAGATTAAAGAAAATAGATATTGTAAATGCTATTGGCAGCAGAATAAAGGCAAGTAAAGCCATTTTATGTAGGGACACACATCTAAGCTACAAAGGATTTGCAATAGACAATAAAATAGAGCATCACACTCTAAAAGGCGTCATAAAACAACGTGTCAAAAACAAAGTGTATCATATACAACATGTCAACTCAACTCATAACAGAGTTAAGAAATGGATAGATAACAAGTTTTGGGGAGTATCTACCAAATACTTGCAACAATATTTGAACTGGTATCGCATCAAAGAAAAATTAAAATATAGAAACGATAAACTCAATGCCTTTGTAAATAAAGTGTCAGAACATATTAATGCGTATCAAAAATATCAAAATATTGGATTGAAGTATCAAAAATTAATATCAACGCAATTTTAA
- a CDS encoding SDR family NAD(P)-dependent oxidoreductase — translation MPKVVLVTGASSGIGKAVATWLTQKGYTVYGTGRNPENIKNYPFELVALDVTKIDTIQKVITDIVTKEGKLNVLINNAGMGITGPVEDTPTDEMRNIFDTNFFGAIDVMKCVLPQMRKQQSGLIVNITSIAGYMGLPFRGIYSATKGALELVTEAMRMEVKTFGIYITNVAPGDVATNIAAGRYHTPVFENSAYKEKYRENLEVMNTHVNKGMEPMVIAKKVDEIIRTKKPKIHYKVGGFMEKFSVILKRILSDKLYEKLLMDHYKL, via the coding sequence ATGCCTAAAGTAGTTTTGGTTACCGGTGCTTCATCCGGAATAGGAAAAGCTGTTGCAACATGGTTAACTCAAAAAGGGTATACGGTATATGGAACCGGCAGAAACCCGGAAAATATAAAAAATTATCCTTTTGAGTTGGTGGCTTTAGATGTTACTAAAATAGATACTATCCAAAAAGTGATAACTGACATTGTAACCAAAGAAGGAAAGTTGAACGTATTAATCAATAATGCAGGAATGGGGATTACAGGCCCTGTTGAAGATACACCGACAGATGAAATGCGAAATATTTTTGATACTAATTTTTTTGGTGCTATAGATGTAATGAAGTGTGTATTGCCACAAATGCGCAAACAACAATCCGGTTTGATTGTGAATATAACCTCCATAGCCGGCTATATGGGGTTGCCTTTCAGAGGAATCTATTCTGCAACCAAAGGGGCTCTTGAACTGGTTACGGAAGCAATGAGAATGGAAGTAAAAACGTTTGGAATTTATATTACAAATGTAGCTCCCGGAGATGTTGCCACAAATATCGCTGCCGGAAGGTATCACACACCTGTTTTTGAAAACTCGGCCTATAAAGAAAAATACCGGGAAAACCTGGAAGTAATGAACACCCATGTAAACAAAGGAATGGAACCGATGGTAATAGCAAAAAAAGTTGATGAGATTATCCGTACAAAAAAACCTAAAATACATTATAAAGTTGGCGGATTTATGGAGAAATTCTCTGTTATCTTAAAAAGAATCTTATCTGATAAATTGTATGAAAAACTATTGATGGACCATTACAAATTATAA